In the genome of Emcibacter nanhaiensis, one region contains:
- a CDS encoding SapC family protein, translated as MNLSGLSSDRHRNIKFRRITSYDHVESHHTASITTVEIAKAALCYPVLFLQRQGVFHPVVLLGLAANENLYLEGSSWRGVYVPASIRAYPFRLAGEHVLIDESAPHFSNSEGETLFTDTGDPTQALCDALGFLRACNDAENDTQKWCKYLDERDLLVERCLEVISPQGARYRVNGYYVVDQAAISCLPDIEIATLEREGVLSLIHAHLHSLEHLTELAAQRDAIT; from the coding sequence GTGAACCTGAGCGGTTTAAGTTCAGACAGACATCGGAATATAAAGTTTCGGAGAATAACCTCGTATGACCATGTTGAAAGTCATCATACTGCGTCAATAACGACAGTAGAGATTGCAAAGGCAGCATTGTGTTATCCGGTCCTATTCTTACAAAGGCAGGGTGTATTTCATCCTGTCGTGTTGCTGGGCCTTGCGGCAAACGAGAACCTGTATTTGGAGGGTAGTAGTTGGCGGGGCGTATATGTTCCAGCGTCGATAAGAGCCTACCCATTTCGACTGGCGGGTGAACATGTGCTTATCGACGAGTCCGCGCCACATTTTAGCAATTCAGAAGGAGAGACACTGTTTACCGATACAGGGGATCCCACGCAAGCATTATGTGACGCACTGGGTTTCTTGCGTGCTTGCAACGACGCGGAAAACGACACACAGAAGTGGTGCAAGTATCTGGATGAACGAGATCTTCTGGTAGAGCGTTGCCTGGAAGTCATCAGCCCTCAAGGTGCACGATACAGGGTTAACGGTTATTATGTTGTAGATCAAGCTGCCATCTCATGTCTGCCTGATATTGAAATTGCAACGCTTGAACGTGAAGGTGTCCTGTCGTTGATACATGCACACTTGCATTCCCTTGAGCACCTCACCGAGCTGGCGGCGCAACGGGACGCCATCACCTGA
- a CDS encoding YDG domain-containing protein produces MYLYSFTDTSFSGGVLEAEIGARTSSGGKNLPLSLNQYDFFGRGVSLNAAGDRLAVGVPGKRAVYLYSFSDTSFSGVALEATVDNSPTGVKDVYVDTIPGFGESISLNAAGDRLAAGTSGTNSKVYLISFTDGDFNGGVWEAAIGVGETGGKNIDMTGPVESGDYFGHAVSLNAAGDRLAVGAYRDDGYGNAKTYAGAVYLFSFSDTSFSGGSLQATMGGGYVAGKDVNVAELETGNDAFGISTSLNAAGDRLAVGAWGDDGIGESVTDSGAAYLFSFTDVAFSGGALEAIAGSGYSGGKNVDVAALEASDAFGSGVALNAAGDRLVVGASGDDGSGNGVSDSGAAYFFSFTDSDFTGGVLEATLGSGYSGGKNVDVANLEADDGFGSGVSLNAAGDRLVVGASGDDGSGNGASDSGAVYLFSFSDADFTGGALEATLGSGYSGSKNIDVANLEAGDAFGGGVALNATGDRLVVGASGDDGSANGASDSGAVHLFSFSDADFTGGALEATLGSGYSGGKNIDVTSLEAGDAFGSSVSFNAAGDQLAVGASGDDGDGNVASDSGAAYLFDFTDTSFTGGSLETTLGFGYSTGYDVAVSSLEADDAFGSAISLNANGDLLAVGAAGYDGVGNIEDGSGGVYLFIGTEVSLTTPLNDATTYVSLSGQTANVLASDLAAQLSTGASVTLQASNDITVSSAVIVDNASGDGGALSLNAGRSILVDADITTDNGALYLYANDTLANSVVDADRDAGAAVISLASGVSLDAGTGAVELLIRDGAGKTNAESGDITLDGAITADTIVLGNEGPTAGSGVVLDSNTSLTAAGTGTAIDIYGDSFTNNAGAAVLSAANGRWLVWSDDPAGDTRGGLSYDFKQYNAVHGSSTVLGSGNGFLYELAPTLTAAVTGSISKVYDGTVDASVGVGDLSVLSGVVDGDSVILSAPTSASYDDKNVGAGKTVTATGVSLVSASNGAAVVYGYQMASADASGITGEITVKSLTVSGITADDKVYDGTTDASLQTGAAVFSGIISGDDLSINAGALIGSFSDKNAAVGKTVSISGITLTGADAGNYALTATIDSVTADITAKSLTVSGITADDKVYDGTTDATLQTGAAVFSGIISGDDLSINAGALVGNFSDKNAAVGKTVSVSGITLSGADAGNYALTSTSDTTSADITPKQLGFDLHGQGSKVYDGTTDISLSGVTLTLTGVISGDSVGIDTGTVTGFADKNVGYNKAVTFTGFALQGADAGNYLLVSGNTSTTANITPKSLTVSGITADNKVYDGTTDAVLQIAAAVLDGLVDGDDLNLDASALVGSFSDKNAGTDKTVSVSGITLLGADAGNYALTATTGTTTADITVKSLTVIGITAENKTYDGNTDATISSYGSLSGIVAGDSVALDTNNVSASFEDPNPGNKKAIIVRMELTGLDSGNYVLPDQAATADIYSAENPPAIPADGPVDPGGPADPFTPKPLFEGNSEGSGFDGYFTVDSGDSISDMPNSVSEHQTGGHIDFEGDERIEPFSLSIEGDTAELSIGDGEIYTVVEGDNLWDIAGLSSVYGEPQGWPRIYTVNGEQITNPDLIYPGQQLKIEHHGVKSFGITVPVFTQRGDTLESNGVLAVNAYRVEHQDNRWSASPTDIPDVSAPSIDMDGARFVTVPVTMPGDLEAKLRVGITKDDVLLIEASHEVRAEYDERHILLLAIVVAKHRLDVDPETIRAVVFQDK; encoded by the coding sequence GTGTATCTGTATAGTTTTACCGATACCAGTTTTTCCGGCGGGGTGCTGGAGGCAGAGATTGGCGCCCGAACCTCATCCGGCGGTAAGAATCTCCCTTTGTCTCTGAATCAGTACGACTTTTTTGGTCGGGGTGTTTCGCTGAATGCAGCTGGTGATCGGCTCGCTGTGGGCGTTCCGGGAAAACGAGCAGTTTACCTTTATAGCTTTAGCGACACCAGTTTTTCCGGGGTCGCGCTGGAGGCTACGGTCGATAACTCGCCAACCGGTGTTAAAGATGTCTATGTCGACACTATTCCTGGCTTTGGCGAAAGCATTTCGCTTAATGCCGCTGGTGACCGGCTAGCAGCAGGAACATCGGGAACAAATAGCAAAGTCTATCTCATCAGTTTCACCGATGGCGATTTCAATGGTGGCGTGTGGGAGGCCGCCATCGGTGTTGGTGAGACCGGCGGCAAGAACATCGATATGACCGGGCCGGTGGAGTCGGGCGATTATTTTGGCCACGCAGTGTCTCTCAACGCCGCCGGCGACCGTCTGGCGGTTGGGGCATATAGAGATGATGGTTACGGCAATGCCAAAACCTATGCCGGTGCGGTCTATCTCTTCAGTTTCAGCGACACCAGCTTCTCCGGCGGTAGCCTTCAGGCAACCATGGGCGGTGGCTATGTCGCCGGTAAGGATGTCAATGTGGCGGAGCTGGAGACCGGCAACGATGCCTTCGGTATCTCCACCTCCCTCAACGCCGCGGGCGATCGCTTGGCCGTGGGGGCATGGGGCGATGACGGCATTGGCGAATCCGTCACCGACAGCGGTGCGGCATATCTTTTCAGTTTTACCGATGTGGCCTTTTCCGGCGGTGCTCTGGAGGCGATCGCCGGCAGCGGCTACAGCGGCGGCAAGAATGTAGATGTGGCCGCCCTGGAGGCCAGCGATGCCTTCGGCAGCGGGGTGGCGCTGAATGCTGCGGGTGACCGCCTGGTTGTCGGCGCCTCCGGCGATGACGGCAGTGGCAATGGCGTAAGTGACAGCGGAGCGGCGTATTTCTTCAGTTTTACAGATAGCGATTTCACCGGCGGAGTGCTGGAGGCTACCTTGGGCAGTGGTTACAGCGGCGGCAAGAATGTCGATGTCGCCAATCTGGAGGCGGACGATGGCTTCGGCAGCGGCGTATCACTCAATGCTGCGGGCGACCGCCTGGTCGTCGGCGCCTCCGGCGATGACGGCAGTGGCAACGGTGCGAGCGACAGCGGCGCGGTCTATCTGTTCAGTTTCAGCGACGCCGATTTCACCGGCGGGGCGCTGGAAGCTACCCTCGGCAGCGGTTACAGTGGCAGCAAGAATATTGATGTCGCCAACCTGGAGGCAGGCGATGCTTTTGGCGGCGGGGTGGCGCTCAACGCTACCGGCGACCGCCTGGTCGTCGGCGCCTCCGGCGACGACGGCAGCGCCAACGGTGCGAGTGACAGCGGCGCGGTCCATCTGTTCAGTTTCAGCGACGCCGACTTCACCGGCGGGGCGCTGGAAGCTACCCTTGGCAGCGGTTACAGCGGCGGCAAGAATATTGATGTCACGAGCCTCGAGGCGGGTGATGCCTTCGGTTCTTCTGTGTCGTTCAACGCCGCAGGCGATCAGTTGGCGGTGGGCGCCTCCGGTGATGACGGCGATGGTAATGTTGCGAGTGACAGCGGCGCGGCCTACCTGTTCGATTTTACCGATACCAGTTTTACCGGCGGTTCCCTGGAGACTACACTGGGGTTCGGCTACAGCACGGGTTATGACGTCGCAGTGAGCAGCCTGGAGGCGGATGATGCCTTCGGCTCGGCGATATCACTCAACGCGAACGGTGATTTGCTGGCGGTGGGCGCTGCCGGTTACGACGGCGTTGGCAATATCGAGGACGGCAGTGGCGGGGTCTATCTCTTCATTGGCACCGAAGTATCGCTCACGACACCACTAAACGATGCAACTACTTATGTCTCACTTTCAGGCCAGACTGCCAATGTGCTGGCCAGCGACTTGGCTGCGCAACTCTCGACCGGCGCCAGCGTTACCCTGCAGGCGTCTAACGACATCACCGTCAGCAGTGCCGTCATCGTTGACAATGCCTCGGGCGATGGCGGCGCACTGAGCCTCAATGCCGGCCGCTCCATTCTGGTCGATGCCGACATCACCACCGATAACGGGGCGCTTTATCTTTACGCCAACGACACGCTGGCCAATAGCGTGGTAGATGCCGATCGCGATGCGGGGGCGGCGGTGATTTCCCTGGCCAGCGGGGTGAGCCTTGATGCTGGTACGGGCGCGGTGGAATTGTTGATCCGCGACGGCGCAGGTAAGACAAATGCCGAGAGTGGGGACATCACCCTGGACGGTGCGATTACTGCCGACACTATTGTGCTCGGCAATGAAGGTCCCACCGCCGGTTCCGGTGTGGTACTGGACAGCAACACCTCACTCACCGCGGCCGGTACGGGCACGGCGATAGACATTTACGGCGATAGCTTCACCAACAATGCCGGTGCGGCGGTGCTGTCCGCCGCCAACGGCCGCTGGCTGGTGTGGTCTGACGATCCGGCTGGAGATACACGCGGCGGCCTGAGCTACGACTTCAAGCAGTACAACGCTGTCCATGGCAGCAGCACTGTTCTGGGGAGCGGCAACGGCTTCCTGTACGAACTGGCGCCGACACTAACGGCTGCCGTCACTGGTTCAATCAGCAAGGTCTATGACGGTACAGTGGATGCGTCCGTTGGCGTCGGCGATCTGTCGGTGTTGAGCGGCGTGGTGGATGGCGACAGTGTGATCCTTAGCGCACCGACCTCGGCCAGCTATGATGATAAGAATGTGGGTGCCGGCAAGACTGTGACCGCGACAGGCGTGTCACTGGTCTCCGCCAGCAACGGCGCAGCCGTGGTCTATGGCTACCAAATGGCGAGCGCCGATGCCAGCGGCATCACAGGCGAAATCACAGTGAAGAGCCTGACGGTGAGTGGCATCACCGCTGACGACAAGGTCTATGACGGCACCACCGATGCCAGCCTGCAGACCGGCGCCGCGGTGTTCAGCGGCATAATCAGCGGTGACGATCTGTCCATCAATGCCGGCGCCCTGATCGGCAGCTTCAGCGACAAGAACGCGGCTGTCGGCAAGACTGTGAGCATCAGCGGCATCACGCTCACGGGCGCCGATGCCGGCAACTATGCGCTGACGGCCACCATCGACAGCGTCACTGCGGATATTACCGCGAAGAGCCTGACGGTGAGCGGCATCACCGCTGACGACAAGGTCTATGACGGCACCACCGATGCTACCCTGCAGACCGGCGCCGCGGTGTTCAGCGGCATAATCAGCGGTGACGATCTGTCCATCAATGCCGGCGCCCTGGTCGGCAACTTCAGCGACAAGAACGCGGCTGTCGGCAAGACTGTGAGCGTCAGCGGCATCACGCTTTCGGGCGCCGATGCCGGCAACTATGCGCTGACGAGCACCAGCGATACGACATCAGCAGATATAACGCCAAAGCAGCTCGGTTTTGACCTGCATGGCCAGGGCAGCAAGGTTTATGATGGCACCACCGATATCAGTCTGTCTGGCGTAACATTAACTTTGACCGGGGTGATTAGCGGCGACAGCGTCGGTATCGACACCGGCACGGTGACCGGTTTTGCGGATAAGAATGTGGGTTACAACAAGGCGGTTACCTTTACCGGTTTCGCCCTGCAGGGCGCGGATGCCGGTAATTACCTTCTGGTTTCCGGTAACACGTCAACCACAGCGAATATCACGCCGAAGAGCCTGACGGTGAGCGGCATCACTGCTGACAACAAGGTTTATGACGGCACCACCGATGCCGTCCTGCAGATCGCTGCCGCGGTGCTTGACGGATTGGTCGACGGTGATGATCTGAACCTTGATGCGAGCGCACTTGTTGGTAGTTTCAGTGACAAGAACGCAGGCACGGACAAGACTGTGAGCGTCAGCGGCATCACGCTTTTGGGCGCCGATGCCGGCAACTATGCGCTGACGGCCACCACTGGTACGACGACAGCCGACATCACAGTGAAGAGCCTGACGGTGATTGGAATCACGGCCGAGAACAAGACCTATGATGGCAATACTGACGCTACGATCAGTAGCTACGGCAGCCTGTCGGGTATCGTAGCCGGAGATTCGGTAGCGCTGGATACCAACAATGTCAGTGCAAGCTTTGAGGATCCCAACCCCGGCAATAAAAAGGCGATTATTGTCAGAATGGAATTGACGGGCCTGGATAGCGGTAACTATGTGCTCCCGGATCAAGCGGCAACGGCGGATATTTACAGTGCCGAGAATCCACCTGCTATTCCCGCAGATGGCCCTGTTGATCCAGGTGGGCCCGCAGATCCGTTCACCCCGAAACCGTTATTCGAGGGGAACTCCGAGGGATCCGGGTTTGACGGTTATTTCACTGTAGATTCCGGCGACAGCATCTCAGATATGCCAAACAGCGTTAGTGAGCACCAAACAGGCGGGCATATTGACTTTGAGGGCGATGAGAGAATTGAGCCTTTTAGCTTGAGTATCGAAGGCGATACCGCCGAATTGAGCATCGGTGATGGCGAGATTTATACGGTTGTCGAAGGCGACAATCTTTGGGATATTGCCGGATTAAGTAGTGTTTACGGCGAGCCCCAGGGATGGCCGCGGATATATACGGTTAATGGTGAGCAAATTACAAATCCCGATCTAATCTACCCCGGACAACAGCTCAAGATTGAGCACCACGGTGTCAAGTCATTCGGTATTACCGTTCCTGTGTTTACTCAACGGGGGGATACGCTGGAGTCGAATGGTGTGCTGGCGGTGAATGCTTACCGCGTAGAGCATCAAGACAACCGCTGGTCTGCTTCCCCGACCGATATTCCCGATGTATCAGCTCCTTCAATCGACATGGATGGCGCTCGCTTTGTCACAGTTCCAGTGACTATGCCGGGCGACCTGGAGGCCAAGCTGCGTGTTGGGATTACCAAGGATGATGTGCTGCTGATAGAGGCGTCGCATGAGGTGAGAGCGGAATATGACGAGCGACATATCCTGCTGTTGGCTATCGTCGTCGCGAAACACCGTCTTGATGTAGACCCGGAAACGATCCGAGCCGTGGTGTTTCAGGATAAATGA